Below is a genomic region from Prolixibacteraceae bacterium.
TAGGCATAGATACAAGGATGTTTCAGAATCGAGTAGAGACGAATTTGTCGTACTATCGTAGTAATACTTATGATCAAATAAGTAGAATTAATGTTCCACAGAGTTCTGCCTTGAAACAAATCAAGTTTAATGTGGGAGAGCAACTTAACTATGGAGTAGAACTTTATATTCGTGGTTCAGTCATTAAGACTAGAGATATGAGACTAGACCTTACTGCTACAGCAGCAATACAACGTTCGAAGATAAAGGATCTATATAATGGAATTACCTCAAACCCTATTGGAACCGTTGGAAACAGTGTAATCGTTAGAGCCACAGAAGGTCGTCCGTATGGTGAAATATATATGTATGATTTTAAAAGAGATGATGCAGGAAATAAGTTGGTGAATAAAGATGGTTTTTATTATTTAGATCGAGATAAAGAGATGACTGTTCAAGGGAATATTACCGATAAGTTGTTAGGAGGATTTATGATGGACTATTTTGTGAAAGGGTTTAATATTCATATCGGATTGGACTATCGACTTGGAGGAAAGTTATTCTCTTATTCGAACTATTATCTATTAGGAAATGGTATCTCTGAACAGTCTTTGGATTATCGTGATGAAGATCATGGTGGTTTAGCGTATTATATTGATGATAGTAGTCAAGAGCGTATACAATGGAAGCATCATCAAGCTGCTCCCGAAACTGCTTATAAAGGGAGAGTGTATCATGATGGTGTGATTCTTCCTGGTAAAGTTGAAAATAAAGATGGGAATAACGTTACCTATGAGAATAATGAGAAGATTCTCTCTGCACAGGAGTACTATTCGCAGTATATTAATGATATGAGTACGGACTTCTTTCCTGATAACCTTTATAAGAATGACTATATCAAGTTGAGAGAAGTGGCGGTGTCTTACACCTTCCCATCAAAATGGTCCAAATCGATTGGAATTCAGAAGTTAACTCTCAGTGCAATGGGGCGTAATCTATTCTATATTTATAAGTCAATTCCTAATATTGACTCTGAGTCAACATTAGGATCAAACTCTTTTGTCGAGAACTCATTTTATCCTTCTACAAGATCATATGGATTTGGAATTAATGTTAGTTTTTAATTGTATCTAAATAAAGAAAATCATGAAACAATATATAAAGATAATATTAAGTCCAATATTGATACTTGTGTTGCTGTTTGCTAATATTGGATGTAAAAGTGAGCTGGAAGAGGAATTTGATAACCCGAACCAATACGAACCTGAATTAAATAATAAAATTTCAGGTTTATTTACCTCTCAATGTAGTGAATGGAAGGTATTTGTTAAAGATTATGGAGAGTGGTATTGGCAGATGAGTGGTTTTGGTGTGATGTCCTATATTCAAGTGTCTGGACGTTATATAACCCCTCGTTATTCATTCTATGAATCTTATGAAGACTTGAATTCAGGAAATTATCTATCAGACCAAGGATTTACATGGTTTAATGATCTCTATATCAAAAATAGAAGTTGGGAGAAGATCCAATTCTTTTTGTCGAAAGCAAGCGAAGACGAGAGAGCTAACAGTAAGATATATTATACTCTTTCTTCTATTATCAAGGATATGTGCACCCTACGTTGTGTGGATCTTTATAATTCTATCCCATACTCTGAGGCATTTCAGGGCAACAAAGGACTCTTTTTCCCAAAGTATGATGATCCGAAAGAAATTTATACCACGGTATTGAAGGACCTTGGGGCATGTTATATTAGACTTGAGGATGAGTATAAAGGGATGTCTGCAGTTGCCAAGCAGCTTTTTCAAAAACAAGATCTAATATTTTCTGGAGATGTGTCAAAGTGGAAGAAGTATACCAATGCATTACGATTACGCTATGCAATTCATCTATCAGGAGTTGACCAAGAGTTTTCGGTGAATATTATGAAAGATGTGGTGAAAGACCTTCCCAATGAAGATTACTATTGGGATCTTCCTCATGTAAAGCCTGCGGATGAACTCCCTGGAGGAGGTACATGGCATCGAGGGATGTATGAAAGAACTTATGTCAGCTTTGTGCCGAATCTTATCGCTAACAGATTGAATTTTGGTAGCGCTAAGTACGAAGCTGATATTGATGATCCTCGTCTTCCTGTCTTGATGATGCCTACTTGCTTTAAAGATTATAGAGGAGTAAGTATGAATGCAGATAAGCAAGATCAAGCGTACAAAGATGGCCATAAATATTATCCTTATGGCAATGACTTGGCTTCTAGTATGGATGATACTTGGGATGAGAAGAACAAACGCTACGTTGGAAACACCAAATCAATGTGGAATTTTTCGACTTTTATGCATAATAATTTACCTGTAGATATTTTTACGCTAGCTGAGGTTGATCTATTGTTGGCTGAAGCAGAACTAAAGTTCCAAATAACTGGGATAACCGTAGCTGATCACCTTAAGAATGCCGTAATCCATTCGACTGATTTTTGGTATGCAATGAATGGATATAGTAATTATCCTGAAAAATTTGATGATCAGGAAGTGGTGGATATGATGCGACCAACAAAACCTTCATCTGGAGTTATACAACAATATGCAGAGATGTTGGCAAAGGCTTATCGAGCGAAGAGTGATAAAGCCGATCAGATAGAGATGATTATGCAACAGAAGTTTATTCATATTAACTTACTTCGCCCTTACCAACTATGGACCGACTTGAGGAGAACTTGTCATCCAAAGCTAGAACCTTTTACTTTTGACAGTAAGGTAATGACTCCTATGCCAAATCGTATAAAATATCCATCATCTGAATTTACCTCTAATACGGATAACTATATGAAGGTGAATAAGGAAGATGATTTTACAAGTCTTATTTTCTGGGTGTCAGAAGAGAAGAAAACAGAAGGGTATTATCGAACAGAAGATATTCCTTTCTCCCAGAAGCCTACTTTTTAATCTTTTATTGATTTCAATGAAACGTGATTGTAAAGGGAGTGTTTATGTATAAGCACTCCTTTTAAAATTTTATTTTGGTGGATGAGAATAAGCACAAGGCATGATACATTATTTAATATAATAAAAAAGAGTTGTGAGTAGAGGTTTTACAAAAAACTTGTAGGCTTCGTTTTTATTTTTTAAATATTATTACATGAAATGCGAACAAACTACTTGTTCAATATCTTCTATTGTATACCTTTGGTGATATCACTAAGTTATGAAATTGGTGGTCACTGACTCGATGAAGTATCACTTGTTTATGTCGAGATAAGTTGGTAGATAAAAATGAGAATAGTAATGAAGAAAAAGATATTGATTACTGGAGGAGCAGGGTTTATAGGCTCTCATTTGGTACGTTTAATGGTTCAAAAGTATCCAAATTACAACATATACAATTTAGATGCATTAACTTATGCTGGGAATTTGTCTAACTTAAAAGATATCGAATCGTTCTCAAACTATAAATTTATCAAAGGAGATATTCGTGATAGTGATTTACTGTATGACTTGTTTCAAGAATATGATTTTGATGGCGTAATTCATTTGGCTGCAGAATCACATGTGGATCGTTCTATTGAAGACCCCCTCGCTTTTGTAAATACAAATATTATCGGTACCGTTAATTTATTGAATGCAGCAAAAAGAACATGGCATGGACAATATGAAGGCAAATTGTTCTATCATATTTCTACCGATGAGGTATATGGCTCTTTAGGAGCAGAAGGATATTTCGAGGAGACTACACCTTATATGCCTCATAGCCCATACTCTGCCTCCAAAGCGAGTTCTGATCACTTGGTGCGGGCATATCATGACACTTATGGTTTTCCAATTATCATAAGTAACTGTTCAAATAATTATGGACCAAATCAATTCCCTGAGAAATTGATCCCCCTTTTTATTCATAATATCTTGCAGGGTAAAGCCCTACCTGTTTACGGTAAAGGAGAGAATGTGCGAGATTGGTTATACGTGGTAGATCATGCTCGTGCTATTGATCTTATATTTCACGAAGGAAAAGATGGTGAAACATATAATATTGGAGGTTTTAATGAGTGGACCAATATCGATTTAATCCGTTTGATGTGTCGTTTGATGGATCAAAAACTAAATCGAGAAGAAGGACACTCTGAAAAACTTGTTACCTATGTCACAGATCGTGCTGGTCATGATTTACGTTATGCGATTGACGCAACCAAACTTCAGCGAGAATTAGGCTGGGAGCCATCACTTCAATTTGAGGAGGGACTATCTAGGACCATTGATTGGTACTTGAATAATAATGTTTGGATGGAAGAGGTGACTAGTGGTACATACCAAGAATATTATGAAAAAATGTATAATGACAGATAATCCTCAAAAAGTATGAAAGGAATTATATTAGCAGGAGGATCAGGGACACGCCTCTTCCCATTAACTAAAGTAGTATCTAAGCAGCTATTGCCTATTTATGATAAACCTATGATCTATTATCCACTGTCTGTATTAATGTTGACAGGGATAAGAGATATCTTGATCATTTCTACTCCAGATGATCTTCCATTATATAGAGAGTTATTAGGAGATGGCTCTCAGTTAGGAATGCATTTTGAATATGTCGTTCAACCAAGTCCTGATGGTTTGGCACAAGCGTTTATACTTGGAGAGTCGTTTATTGGATCAGATGATGTCTGTTTGGTTTTAGGTGATAATATCTTTTATGGTGCAGGATTGCATCGTTCAGTATTGGATGCTAAAGAGATTGTGGAAAAAGAGCGTAAATCAGTCGTTTATGGATATTATGTCAATGATGCGGAACGTTATGGTGTTGCTGAATTTGATAAGGATGGGCATGTGATCTCCATTGAAGAGAAACCACAACATCCAAAATCTAATTATGCGGTAGTAGGCCTCTATTTTTATACCAATGATGTAATTGAAGTCGCCAAAGCTATTACACCTTCTACTCGTGGGGAATTAGAGATTACCTCTGTTAACCAACACTATTTAAAGGAAGGCAACCTTAAAGTCAACCTTCTTGGGCGAGGGTTTGCATGGTTAGATACTGGCACGCATGATGCGATGGCCAATGCCACACAGTTTGTTCAAGCCATTGAAACACGACAAGGGCAGAAAATTTCTTGTATCGAAGAGATTGCATGGCGAAAGGGGTTTATTGATGATGCCCAATTATTAGAACTTGCTTATCCTATGCGAAACAATGACTATGGCAAATATCTAGAACGACTGATAGAGCATAGAACATATTGAAATGCAATATATTTATAGAAAGTTGGTATAAGAAGTGATACCATCGGTTCGTGTAAGTACTGACGTTATGTCTCCTGTATATAATAGGATTATTATAGAGGGGAGCAGATATTTGGTATCTGCTCTCCTTGCTATCTACTATAAGTGTTGAGTATGTATTTTAATTACCGAAGCCATATCTTCTTCCATACCTTTGGGCATGGTTAGATGAAGTCCATCCTCTTTTAGTTTCCATTTAATTTTGTGCTTTGAACCGAGTACTTTTACTCCCTTTACTTTGCCATAATGATCATTATTGGCTTTGTTAAAAGCAGTTAACACGTACTCCCTCTTAGGAGTGACTTTACCTAAAATGGTTGCAAATACAGTGTTCTTTTTTGTGGTATAACGAATATCCTCTTCCGTATATTTGATCTTCAAGAACTTCTTATGGTTATTGAAATGTCCATCCGGTTCTTTCGTTGGGCCTTCGCCAAAGGTATACCATGGTCTGGTAGCATAAATAGACTCACCATATTTTTTTAACCATGATCCCATATCTCGTAATACTTTTTGTTGGTCTTGAGGAATCGTACCGTCAGCTTTTGGCGAGACATTAAGAAGAAGCACCCCATTTTTACTCACAATATCGATCAGTACATGAAGAACATCCTCCGATGGTTTAACCTTAAGATTGTCAGTGTAACACCAGCTGCCTTTGCTGATGGTTTCATCTGTCATCCAAACATGCTTTTCAATCTTATTCTTTCTCGACTTTTCAAGATCATCTACTGTAAATTCGATAGGTAGGTCATTCTGCTTTCTAACAATAACTACATCTTTATGCCACTTTTTAGCTTCTTGAAGGTAGTATGTACAGAATTTCTTACGGTAGTTCTCTGGAATTCGATCTAGCCATGAGTCAAACCATATGATATCTGGCTGGTATTTGTCTATGACCTCTTTTAACTTACCAAACCAAACCTTCTCATTCCATTCCGCTTCTGGAATATTACCATAAAGGTATGCCAATTCAGGGTCTTTTGTTGTAGGAGGTGTACCAGGGAAATAGGGATAATGAGAATCTTGAAACCTTCCTTTATGGTTTGCAATTTCATCCTCATAACGATCGCTATATCTCTGAAGATTTCTGGCATGGTGAAATGTCGTAATAAATTTCATACCATGTTTGTCCATCTCCTTTTTCATCTCTCCTACAATGTCTTTATGGGGCCCTTTGTCCATAGAATTCCATGGTGTAACCTCACTATCCCACATCGAAAAACCATCATGATGCTCTGCTACGGGGCCTGCAAACTGTGCTCCTGCATCTTCAAAAAGTTGTACCCATTCCGCTGCATTAAAATTCTCCGCTTTAAACATGGGAACAAAATCATGGTAAGCAAACTTGTCAAAGTTACCATATGTTTTCACATGGTGCTTATATATTCCTCTGTTCTTGAAATGAACATTCCTAGGGTACCACTCATTACCATAAGCAGGTACAGAGTAGACTCCCCAATGAAAGTATATCCCTAACTTTGCATCGGCAAACCATTTGGGTGAGGCTTGATGATTTTTAAGCTCTTTCCAGTCCTCTTTAAACTCTTTTTTCTCTTCCTTCTTTGAGGATAATGCTTGACAAGGAGGAGTTATAACAAAGCTACTTACTATCAACATAGCAAGTATTGCTTTTTTAACAACGGAATTAATAGAATAATCCATTTTACACATATTTAGTTAACTGTTTTCAAAAGATAGAATTGTTATTAAAGGATAATAATGAGATCCTAATTAACACTATTCTGCATCACTTTATTATATGAAAAAGACCAAAAAGTATAACTTTTAGAACATTTCAAGATGATTGCACCGATGTGTTACACTAAAGATCATTTCATGTTAATCAATATAGTCTACCTTATTGAATCCACTGTATGATATTGTTCTATATATGTTCTGATATGTGTAAAATAGTTTACTTTGAGTGATCATCTAAATTGGTGCGATCATTAGAGCTCTGTGTTTCATCGTAATTAAATACTGTTTTGTGCAAATTATTGGAATAAGCGATTTCTAATAATCTGTAATAAGCTTTGTTATACCAATACGGTTCTTAAAAGAGGTACTCCAAGCTATTATTTGTCCGTATTTATTATACTTAAACATAAGAATAACCGTTTATGTGGAGGATACATGATCCTTAGAATACTTATTAAATTCTCAATAATAAATAATAAAGATAAGATGTCAAAGTTATTGGTAGAAGTAAAACTTGGTCCTCGAGCAGAACTCTTTAATGTGAAATACCAAACGAAAAATAAGTTCTACAGAGATAACATAAATATTGACACGGATCAATATCGCATTATTCTAGATGGCGTATTTGTAAACAGACTAGATCTGTGCACCCACTACCGGAAAGAACAATGGAGTGAAGTCATTAATGAACTTGTGAATCATTATGGATTAACATTTCACGAGAGACTTAGAGGGTCTTACTATGGTTTGATTTATGACAAACAACGAAGTGAATGGTGTTTTTTTGGGGACGAGATCAACTCAAAGCCACTTTTCTACTACCAGTCAAAGGACTTTGTTTTAATGGGGAATAATATTTTTGATATGGTTTCTCATATTAAGAGCAAAGGTGATAGTGTGTCTATATCCATCCCTTCATGTTATGATTTATTGACTCGAGGGTTTATGGTTGAGTCTAATACAATCGTTTCAGAAATAAATAGATTAAGAACTGGCTTTCGTCTAAGGGGTTCAAATGACCTTGCTTATACTGAATGTTATTATAAAATTTCATTAAAGTCAGACAATTCCATTAAGATGTCAGATGCTGTCGAGATTGTTGATGATCTGTTTTTGAAAGCTATAGATCGAAATTTTAAACTGGATGATGATTATCGTTTCAAACATATCGCATCATTAAGTGGTGGATTAGACTCTCGAATGACAGTGATGATGGCTCACAAGATGGGATATGATGACCAACTAAATTTTACTTTTGCACAATCTGGTACGTTGGATTCGGAAATAGCTTCCCAAATAGCTTCAGATTTAAATCATGAATGGATTTTTCAATTTCTTGATAATGGTAACTTCTTGAAGAATCTTGATCAGACGACCCAAGTTTCACAAGGACTCGCATTATATTTTGGATTTTCTCATGGCTATTCAATGATTAAGAATATTAATCTTGATAATTATGGTGTTGTACATACGGGACAAGTTGGGGATGCTGTAATAGGTAGTTTTATGAATACTCCTACGGGGCAGGATAGAATTGATCCCAATGGGGGAGGGCATTCACTTGCTTTTTTGGAAAAACAGAGCTTGATGGATTTGAATTTCTATGAGAATCAAGAACATTTTATGATCTATAATAGAGCATTAGGGGCTGCCAACATGGGAAGTAATGTGTATTATCAATATACCGAATCATTATCCCCTTTCTTAGATCATGACTTCTTATCATCACTGTATAATATTCCATTATCGTTACGTTATGACCATCGTTTGTATAAGAAATGGATACTTACCAAACATCCTGAGTGTGCAAGATATATTTGGGAGGGGATAGGATGTAGAATCGACAGTCCAATGGCTCGCAGATTATCTATAGGCAAGTATAGCATTATTTGGAATCGTATTCCTGCATTTGTACTTCGTGGGTTAAGAGTACAACCAGATAAGTGGAATGACAAAACACATATGAATCCAATAGGTTACTATTATTCTCATAATGACTCATTACGAAAATGGATGAATTCGTATGTAAATGAATCTATTGATCTATTAGATTTTGATAAAGAGTTGAAACATGATTGTTTGAGGTTATTTAATTCAGGGAATTGTTTAGAGAAAAACCTTACATTATCTCTATTAGGGATGATCAAAGCGATAGATAAATGTTAA
It encodes:
- a CDS encoding alpha-L-fucosidase; protein product: MNSVVKKAILAMLIVSSFVITPPCQALSSKKEEKKEFKEDWKELKNHQASPKWFADAKLGIYFHWGVYSVPAYGNEWYPRNVHFKNRGIYKHHVKTYGNFDKFAYHDFVPMFKAENFNAAEWVQLFEDAGAQFAGPVAEHHDGFSMWDSEVTPWNSMDKGPHKDIVGEMKKEMDKHGMKFITTFHHARNLQRYSDRYEDEIANHKGRFQDSHYPYFPGTPPTTKDPELAYLYGNIPEAEWNEKVWFGKLKEVIDKYQPDIIWFDSWLDRIPENYRKKFCTYYLQEAKKWHKDVVIVRKQNDLPIEFTVDDLEKSRKNKIEKHVWMTDETISKGSWCYTDNLKVKPSEDVLHVLIDIVSKNGVLLLNVSPKADGTIPQDQQKVLRDMGSWLKKYGESIYATRPWYTFGEGPTKEPDGHFNNHKKFLKIKYTEEDIRYTTKKNTVFATILGKVTPKREYVLTAFNKANNDHYGKVKGVKVLGSKHKIKWKLKEDGLHLTMPKGMEEDMASVIKIHTQHL
- a CDS encoding SusD/RagB family nutrient-binding outer membrane lipoprotein, translating into MKQYIKIILSPILILVLLFANIGCKSELEEEFDNPNQYEPELNNKISGLFTSQCSEWKVFVKDYGEWYWQMSGFGVMSYIQVSGRYITPRYSFYESYEDLNSGNYLSDQGFTWFNDLYIKNRSWEKIQFFLSKASEDERANSKIYYTLSSIIKDMCTLRCVDLYNSIPYSEAFQGNKGLFFPKYDDPKEIYTTVLKDLGACYIRLEDEYKGMSAVAKQLFQKQDLIFSGDVSKWKKYTNALRLRYAIHLSGVDQEFSVNIMKDVVKDLPNEDYYWDLPHVKPADELPGGGTWHRGMYERTYVSFVPNLIANRLNFGSAKYEADIDDPRLPVLMMPTCFKDYRGVSMNADKQDQAYKDGHKYYPYGNDLASSMDDTWDEKNKRYVGNTKSMWNFSTFMHNNLPVDIFTLAEVDLLLAEAELKFQITGITVADHLKNAVIHSTDFWYAMNGYSNYPEKFDDQEVVDMMRPTKPSSGVIQQYAEMLAKAYRAKSDKADQIEMIMQQKFIHINLLRPYQLWTDLRRTCHPKLEPFTFDSKVMTPMPNRIKYPSSEFTSNTDNYMKVNKEDDFTSLIFWVSEEKKTEGYYRTEDIPFSQKPTF
- the rfbB gene encoding dTDP-glucose 4,6-dehydratase, whose amino-acid sequence is MKKKILITGGAGFIGSHLVRLMVQKYPNYNIYNLDALTYAGNLSNLKDIESFSNYKFIKGDIRDSDLLYDLFQEYDFDGVIHLAAESHVDRSIEDPLAFVNTNIIGTVNLLNAAKRTWHGQYEGKLFYHISTDEVYGSLGAEGYFEETTPYMPHSPYSASKASSDHLVRAYHDTYGFPIIISNCSNNYGPNQFPEKLIPLFIHNILQGKALPVYGKGENVRDWLYVVDHARAIDLIFHEGKDGETYNIGGFNEWTNIDLIRLMCRLMDQKLNREEGHSEKLVTYVTDRAGHDLRYAIDATKLQRELGWEPSLQFEEGLSRTIDWYLNNNVWMEEVTSGTYQEYYEKMYNDR
- the rfbA gene encoding glucose-1-phosphate thymidylyltransferase RfbA, whose translation is MKGIILAGGSGTRLFPLTKVVSKQLLPIYDKPMIYYPLSVLMLTGIRDILIISTPDDLPLYRELLGDGSQLGMHFEYVVQPSPDGLAQAFILGESFIGSDDVCLVLGDNIFYGAGLHRSVLDAKEIVEKERKSVVYGYYVNDAERYGVAEFDKDGHVISIEEKPQHPKSNYAVVGLYFYTNDVIEVAKAITPSTRGELEITSVNQHYLKEGNLKVNLLGRGFAWLDTGTHDAMANATQFVQAIETRQGQKISCIEEIAWRKGFIDDAQLLELAYPMRNNDYGKYLERLIEHRTY